One genomic window of Undibacterium cyanobacteriorum includes the following:
- a CDS encoding MSHA biogenesis protein MshK: MVRSLKLLLVVLASFSVTVVASAQDLRDPTRPAIASMQGSAAEELEHVPVLQSVLISPTRKFAVIDGKTVRLNAQFGDQVLVKLTETEAVLKRGRELQVLKLFPEVDKKIVRSAKKMN; this comes from the coding sequence ATGGTTAGATCTCTAAAGCTGCTGCTGGTTGTGCTTGCATCGTTTTCTGTGACTGTGGTCGCCTCGGCTCAAGATTTGCGCGATCCTACCCGTCCTGCGATCGCCTCGATGCAAGGAAGCGCAGCCGAAGAACTTGAACATGTGCCGGTTTTGCAATCGGTACTCATCTCTCCGACGAGAAAGTTTGCTGTAATTGATGGAAAGACCGTACGATTAAACGCACAGTTCGGCGACCAGGTCTTAGTGAAATTAACTGAGACTGAAGCCGTATTGAAACGCGGCCGAGAACTACAGGTACTCAAATTGTTTCCTGAAGTGGATAAGAAGATAGTACGCAGCGCAAAGAAAATGAACTAA
- a CDS encoding PilN domain-containing protein: MSQQINLFNESLLEKPSLYSASSLGLLSVVASVCLVILWAALQWRFHELSKREASSALHLVKVQTELTQLKTGLVMPTHDPRLAQELKDIQDEIKQRRKAVDMLGSNQLGNTDGFSEYMSAFARQIPDRVWLTGFDFDTFGDRLSIHGRTLQADLVPQFVNQLKREKVMKGKAFAALDLQRPTVEAPAGAQEKQKPTLAPFIDFEFHTIEQGDKKEVGTKQP; encoded by the coding sequence ATGAGTCAGCAGATCAATCTTTTCAACGAGAGTTTGCTTGAGAAGCCCAGCTTGTACTCGGCCAGTAGTTTGGGGCTGCTGAGTGTGGTTGCGAGTGTGTGCCTAGTGATATTGTGGGCTGCTTTGCAATGGCGTTTTCATGAACTGAGCAAGAGAGAAGCGTCGAGCGCACTGCACTTGGTCAAGGTTCAAACGGAGTTGACTCAGTTGAAGACGGGCCTCGTGATGCCCACCCACGATCCTCGTCTGGCACAAGAACTCAAAGACATCCAAGATGAAATCAAGCAGCGTCGAAAAGCGGTCGATATGTTAGGGAGTAATCAGCTTGGAAACACGGATGGTTTTTCCGAGTATATGTCTGCTTTCGCACGCCAGATTCCAGATCGCGTTTGGTTGACTGGTTTCGACTTCGATACCTTTGGTGATCGACTCAGTATTCACGGGCGTACTTTGCAGGCGGATCTTGTTCCGCAATTTGTGAATCAGCTCAAGCGTGAAAAAGTCATGAAAGGCAAAGCTTTTGCTGCACTGGATTTGCAACGTCCGACAGTAGAGGCGCCAGCTGGGGCGCAGGAAAAGCAGAAGCCTACTCTTGCCCCCTTTATCGATTTTGAGTTTCATACCATCGAACAGGGCGATAAGAAGGAAGTTGGGACGAAGCAGCCATGA
- a CDS encoding agglutinin biogenesis protein MshI produces MGLFSKSKQNAENIAICLGHDGLYCAIVQHDSALKPILRYLSFFPGTEANHTTLLERLMREAPVKGKPVSMLLKQGEYQILAIEALNVPETELRSAVKWRVKDMLDFPVGEATVDVLKIPGDPAAGGRNQSSMVVVAKNQIIKKLQTDVMAAKLKLTVIDIPEMAQRNISAKLETPGRGLAMLSFDANGGLLTLSFGGELYLSRRIDINLEQLRNPDKEAQNYVFERVSLELQRSLDHFERQHNYITNTKLLLAPMGDVTPALQSFLSTNLYLPIETFDLSNVIDLGQIPEMKSSDQQQKFFDIIGAAMRVEARPA; encoded by the coding sequence ATGGGATTGTTTTCAAAAAGTAAACAGAATGCTGAAAATATAGCGATCTGCCTTGGGCACGATGGCTTGTATTGCGCCATTGTTCAGCACGACTCCGCCTTGAAACCGATCTTGCGTTACTTGTCCTTTTTTCCGGGCACCGAGGCGAACCACACCACATTGTTGGAACGCTTGATGCGAGAGGCGCCGGTTAAAGGAAAGCCAGTGAGCATGCTTTTGAAGCAAGGTGAGTATCAAATCTTGGCAATTGAAGCTCTGAATGTTCCCGAGACGGAACTGCGCTCAGCTGTGAAGTGGCGCGTCAAAGATATGTTGGATTTCCCAGTCGGCGAGGCGACCGTTGATGTGTTAAAGATCCCCGGCGATCCTGCCGCAGGTGGTCGCAATCAGTCCTCCATGGTGGTAGTCGCAAAGAATCAAATTATTAAGAAACTGCAGACAGATGTCATGGCCGCCAAACTGAAGTTGACGGTAATTGATATCCCTGAAATGGCACAACGAAATATTTCTGCAAAACTTGAGACGCCCGGGCGTGGCTTGGCTATGCTGTCCTTCGACGCCAATGGAGGTTTGCTGACTTTGAGTTTTGGTGGTGAACTTTATCTTTCAAGACGGATCGACATCAATTTAGAGCAACTACGAAATCCAGATAAAGAAGCGCAGAACTACGTTTTTGAAAGAGTCTCACTGGAACTTCAGCGCTCACTCGATCACTTTGAGCGGCAACATAATTACATCACGAATACCAAGTTGTTATTGGCTCCAATGGGAGATGTGACACCTGCTCTGCAAAGTTTTCTTTCGACGAATTTATACTTACCCATCGAGACGTTTGATCTTTCAAACGTGATCGATTTGGGCCAAATTCCTGAAATGAAAAGTAGTGATCAACAGCAGAAATTCTTTGACATCATCGGTGCTGCAATGCGCGTTGAAGCGAGGCCAGCATGA
- a CDS encoding DUF6701 domain-containing protein, with protein sequence MVLVFFVLLLVNSLASAQVVELNSTGGTTATNGLHFYIENTTKIQVRRLNNTGQVYSPTAIPPSNNLDNGIFIRGNGLVYGPSHTVTTFNPTGGMYSTSSISAVTPANPATAGVQQSATSNFGIASGPQVTVVWKYTTPLDFLTAEVTLTIPAAYPVSAANPVRYYHVFDTYLGGSDSGCGVNVAGSKRIVGTYSSLGGATPCPTSTALPTSGTIVESFRERVGTFSSYCAAGWSTFFVNGAPNCSVLQSAAMSNTITTTLQDTGIGIAYDFTAPGTYTFSYDFVIGSTTVPPYDHIEIRHDGSTTQCPENFVVLACTSSTVPCPPLNIVNTGTLTGSLAFIPAATGATFTPSTFTLGSSATTATVVMQPTAASAGTYTLAATGLSSVPLNGTKCTNASGTAAQSCSFTITNTPCVTGFECLETGLPYNTPVTASNRNPLYTKLVNTGFRFDVVAIGVGGAIATGYAGSVNVELYDDSTAPACTAATALAGTTQALTFAASDSGRKTIASNLALANAYGKLRCRVRETTVTACSSDSFTVRPSAISSISSTANADNSGGSATNTPIVKAGANFSLTADTGVVGYNGTPKINPALLEWTSVPASGRATPGTGTLAGSFTTAASAASGNGASGAAFTYDEVGYFRFKAQGVYDDTFAALSSDIANGDCTNDASNTLVGGKYGCKFGNTSVSNHFGRFIPDHLSMVPVSWVEPCTGFTYMDQPLNLNVTLEGRNAANGRTFNYTGIFGKAVVSVEMENANSGVAIAPSRLTTSAASWLGGQYLFSASSFTKAASPDGPYDALAIGLATTESDGVKMFDRDMQASTTACTADTAGTSSGTCTAKTMINTKMRQGRVKLSNAYGSERLALPIPVRIEYWAGSSAGWTINTLDTACTFPSATNFANSFSFTFPAGTTAKPNNLAACETAVSVNPVRLSAPGVGNNGFADVTLNLGSASGNQCVSVGGSGSAAVTLGKPWLQFNWLGTGNTNPKARVNFGIYKKANEFIYTRENH encoded by the coding sequence ATGGTTTTGGTATTCTTCGTGCTATTGCTCGTGAATTCACTAGCATCGGCACAGGTGGTCGAACTGAATAGCACGGGCGGTACAACGGCCACCAATGGGCTTCATTTTTATATTGAGAATACGACGAAGATCCAAGTAAGGAGGTTGAATAATACTGGTCAGGTTTATAGTCCGACTGCTATTCCTCCAAGTAACAACTTAGATAATGGCATTTTTATTCGAGGAAATGGACTGGTTTATGGGCCATCGCATACAGTAACGACTTTCAATCCGACTGGGGGGATGTATAGCACATCGTCGATTAGCGCAGTGACACCAGCCAATCCAGCTACCGCGGGGGTGCAGCAAAGCGCCACCTCAAACTTTGGGATTGCAAGCGGCCCGCAAGTGACTGTGGTTTGGAAATACACGACACCACTAGACTTTCTTACGGCCGAGGTGACTCTGACTATTCCTGCGGCTTATCCAGTCAGTGCTGCCAATCCTGTGCGGTATTACCATGTGTTTGACACCTATCTCGGTGGTAGCGATAGTGGGTGCGGCGTGAATGTTGCTGGCTCAAAACGCATTGTTGGAACTTATTCGAGTCTTGGGGGAGCGACCCCGTGTCCGACCAGCACCGCCTTGCCAACCTCGGGCACGATTGTCGAATCTTTTCGCGAGCGCGTTGGTACATTCAGCAGTTATTGCGCGGCTGGATGGAGTACGTTCTTTGTGAACGGTGCTCCAAATTGTTCCGTCCTGCAAAGCGCAGCGATGAGCAATACGATTACCACCACTTTGCAAGATACCGGGATCGGAATCGCTTACGACTTTACAGCGCCGGGTACGTACACCTTCAGTTATGATTTTGTGATCGGCTCGACAACGGTGCCTCCCTATGACCACATTGAGATTCGCCATGATGGTAGTACTACACAATGCCCTGAAAATTTTGTTGTGCTCGCATGCACTTCTTCAACTGTACCTTGTCCGCCTCTAAATATCGTCAATACAGGTACACTAACAGGTAGTTTAGCTTTTATCCCTGCAGCGACCGGTGCAACTTTTACACCTTCCACTTTCACCTTAGGTAGTAGTGCAACGACTGCGACAGTAGTGATGCAGCCGACGGCGGCATCGGCCGGGACTTACACTCTGGCGGCGACTGGATTAAGTAGCGTTCCTCTGAACGGAACCAAATGTACCAATGCAAGTGGTACCGCAGCACAAAGCTGTTCCTTCACTATTACGAACACCCCGTGTGTGACCGGTTTTGAATGCTTAGAAACAGGTCTGCCGTACAACACGCCAGTGACAGCATCGAATCGTAACCCTCTCTACACTAAGCTGGTGAATACGGGTTTCCGTTTTGATGTGGTTGCGATTGGAGTCGGTGGTGCGATCGCAACTGGCTATGCGGGGTCGGTCAACGTCGAACTGTATGATGATTCGACTGCCCCAGCCTGTACTGCGGCGACGGCTCTTGCTGGTACCACACAAGCACTCACCTTTGCGGCAAGCGATAGCGGTCGCAAGACGATTGCTAGTAATCTGGCATTGGCGAATGCCTATGGAAAACTCCGCTGTCGAGTGAGAGAAACGACGGTCACCGCTTGTTCTTCAGATAGTTTCACGGTAAGGCCTAGCGCAATTAGCAGTATTAGCTCGACCGCCAATGCAGATAATAGTGGAGGTAGCGCCACCAATACGCCCATCGTCAAAGCTGGAGCTAACTTCAGTTTGACTGCCGATACTGGGGTGGTTGGCTACAACGGCACACCAAAGATCAATCCTGCTTTACTAGAATGGACGAGCGTACCAGCCAGTGGGCGCGCAACTCCAGGTACAGGAACGCTCGCAGGTTCGTTTACAACGGCGGCCAGTGCGGCTAGTGGCAATGGTGCAAGTGGCGCGGCATTCACATACGACGAAGTGGGGTATTTCCGCTTTAAAGCGCAAGGAGTCTATGACGATACCTTTGCTGCACTATCGAGTGATATTGCGAATGGAGATTGTACTAACGATGCCTCAAATACCCTAGTAGGCGGAAAGTACGGCTGTAAGTTCGGGAATACCTCGGTCAGCAATCATTTCGGTCGTTTTATTCCAGATCATCTAAGTATGGTGCCCGTGTCTTGGGTAGAACCATGTACAGGCTTTACCTACATGGATCAGCCATTGAATCTCAATGTGACTCTTGAAGGGCGTAATGCGGCAAATGGTCGTACCTTTAACTACACAGGAATATTCGGGAAGGCCGTGGTATCCGTCGAGATGGAAAATGCCAATAGCGGTGTAGCCATTGCGCCTTCTCGTTTGACAACCTCCGCGGCAAGTTGGCTGGGAGGGCAATATCTATTTTCTGCGTCGAGCTTTACGAAGGCAGCAAGCCCGGATGGCCCCTACGATGCGTTGGCGATTGGACTTGCGACAACGGAATCCGATGGTGTGAAGATGTTCGACCGTGACATGCAAGCCAGCACGACCGCTTGTACCGCCGATACCGCTGGGACCAGTAGCGGCACATGCACAGCGAAGACGATGATCAATACCAAGATGCGGCAAGGACGAGTAAAACTGAGTAATGCTTATGGCAGCGAAAGATTAGCTTTGCCGATTCCAGTGCGCATCGAGTATTGGGCTGGTAGTAGCGCTGGCTGGACCATCAATACACTCGATACAGCTTGTACCTTTCCATCGGCGACAAATTTCGCTAATAGTTTCTCTTTCACTTTTCCAGCGGGTACGACAGCCAAGCCGAATAATCTGGCAGCTTGTGAAACGGCGGTGAGCGTGAATCCGGTTCGACTGAGTGCACCAGGTGTCGGCAACAATGGATTTGCGGACGTCACATTGAATTTAGGTAGCGCTTCAGGTAATCAATGCGTTTCTGTTGGTGGCAGTGGTTCGGCAGCAGTCACTTTGGGCAAACCGTGGTTGCAATTCAATTGGCTTGGAACGGGTAATACCAATCCAAAAGCCCGAGTCAATTTTGGCATTTACAAGAAAGCCAATGAGTTTATCTACACACGTGAAAATCATTGA
- a CDS encoding prepilin-type N-terminal cleavage/methylation domain-containing protein, with translation MKFRLRSIQSGFTLVEAIIVIVILGIIAGIAGLFLSGRVQQYQDLGLRIELSDTADTAARRISRELHLAIPNSVRSANSGCIEFIPAYDGGRYRSATNSTGGGNAFTTTQAITGFDVIGPLAATPSPGDFLVIYNLGIPVADAYASADNRVSLNNLSTTSFLSFGSKQFPFESPGKKFQLVSGTEQAVSYVCSGVGVDAKGNGTGRLYRVSGYGFVYPEPTACAAIGTSPVVAQNVSACQFTYDPGVRERTGLVSIRLTLAKSVMQTSESVNLYYDVNVNNVP, from the coding sequence ATGAAGTTTCGTCTTCGTTCGATCCAATCTGGGTTCACTCTGGTTGAAGCCATTATCGTGATCGTCATTCTTGGAATCATTGCAGGTATTGCAGGTTTATTCTTGAGTGGTCGGGTGCAACAATATCAAGATCTCGGTTTGAGGATAGAGCTCAGTGATACCGCGGACACCGCTGCGCGTCGAATTTCACGCGAGCTGCATTTGGCGATTCCCAATTCAGTTCGCTCTGCCAACAGCGGCTGTATTGAATTTATTCCGGCCTATGACGGTGGGCGATATCGAAGCGCGACCAACAGCACTGGCGGTGGAAATGCGTTCACCACCACGCAAGCGATCACGGGTTTTGATGTGATTGGTCCGCTTGCAGCGACACCCAGTCCCGGTGATTTTCTGGTGATTTATAATTTGGGAATCCCAGTTGCAGATGCGTACGCGTCCGCCGATAATCGAGTGAGTCTGAATAATCTCAGTACCACAAGTTTTTTGAGTTTTGGTAGCAAACAGTTTCCGTTTGAATCACCAGGTAAGAAGTTTCAATTGGTTTCAGGCACAGAACAAGCGGTTTCATATGTATGCTCTGGCGTTGGTGTTGACGCCAAAGGTAACGGTACGGGGCGCCTTTATCGTGTTTCGGGATACGGTTTCGTCTACCCCGAACCAACGGCTTGTGCCGCGATCGGTACATCGCCAGTGGTCGCACAAAATGTGAGTGCATGTCAGTTCACCTATGATCCCGGCGTGCGCGAGAGGACGGGGCTCGTCTCTATCAGACTAACGCTTGCTAAGAGTGTCATGCAGACTAGTGAGAGCGTGAATTTATACTACGATGTCAACGTCAACAATGTTCCGTAG
- a CDS encoding prepilin-type N-terminal cleavage/methylation domain-containing protein — MSPFSSRGRNHELGFTLIETIIFIVIVGIAIVGIISLMNLTTVSGTDPVRTKQALAIAESLLEEVQLQAFTYCDPDDANATTATSTAACASTPQGLGPTAGETRYAEPRFDNVGDYHGFSMTGIRDIQNNLISGLGSYSATISEIQSGDEIRIDVTVTNGGTSITLTGYRYRYAPRVVP; from the coding sequence TTGAGTCCCTTTAGCTCGCGTGGACGAAATCACGAACTCGGCTTTACCTTGATTGAAACGATTATCTTTATTGTGATCGTTGGTATTGCGATTGTCGGGATCATTTCGCTGATGAACTTGACCACGGTCAGTGGAACCGATCCTGTCAGGACGAAACAAGCACTCGCCATTGCCGAGTCACTGCTCGAGGAAGTGCAACTGCAAGCGTTTACGTATTGCGATCCTGATGATGCAAACGCCACCACCGCGACCTCGACAGCAGCTTGTGCTTCAACGCCACAAGGCTTAGGGCCAACCGCCGGTGAGACGCGTTATGCGGAGCCGCGATTCGATAACGTTGGCGATTATCATGGATTTAGTATGACCGGAATTCGGGATATCCAAAATAATTTGATTTCAGGTTTAGGGAGCTACTCAGCGACTATCTCTGAAATTCAATCTGGCGATGAAATTCGTATCGATGTAACGGTCACTAATGGCGGAACGAGTATCACGCTGACCGGTTATCGTTATCGTTATGCGCCGAGGGTCGTACCATGA
- a CDS encoding pilus assembly FimT family protein, with product MRRLKRDCKPIQSRLWRGFTLVELVLIIVLVGLLSAIALPRFFNRTDYDSVSFVDQTKTALRFAQKTAIAHRRDVWVQIDQASGYICLTYVAVDANCTIAAGTSVNAVSDPVDGKWYRRQAPTGVAFGASLNARFTALGRMIPTTNQVITITGGIGGTINIDAETGYVR from the coding sequence ATGAGACGTTTGAAACGCGATTGCAAACCAATTCAAAGTCGCTTGTGGCGCGGTTTTACTTTGGTCGAACTTGTTCTGATTATCGTGTTGGTGGGGCTGCTGTCAGCGATCGCTTTGCCGCGCTTTTTTAATCGTACTGATTATGATTCAGTGAGCTTTGTTGATCAAACAAAGACAGCTTTGCGCTTTGCCCAGAAAACGGCCATTGCCCATCGGCGCGATGTCTGGGTGCAAATTGATCAAGCCTCGGGTTACATCTGTTTAACTTATGTTGCGGTCGATGCCAACTGCACAATTGCAGCTGGAACCTCTGTGAACGCAGTGAGTGATCCTGTGGATGGTAAATGGTATCGTCGCCAAGCTCCGACAGGAGTGGCGTTTGGGGCTTCCTTGAATGCGCGCTTCACAGCGCTCGGTCGCATGATTCCGACTACCAATCAAGTGATTACGATTACTGGTGGTATTGGTGGAACGATCAATATCGATGCGGAGACGGGTTATGTGCGCTAA
- a CDS encoding type II secretion system protein, with translation MKTRHRRKGFTLIELVVVITILGLLAATALPKFAALQTQARIAKMNGALASIKAGAALAHSIQLTQQLAASASVTMEGSVVPMADAYPTSAVNSIAVAAGLDANEFVLTATSATVFTVASDAGHPACVVTYTVPSSLGFPPTYDNSGLTAANCT, from the coding sequence ATGAAAACTCGTCATCGTCGCAAGGGTTTTACCTTGATTGAATTGGTCGTGGTGATCACGATCCTGGGCTTGTTGGCAGCAACTGCGCTGCCAAAGTTTGCTGCATTGCAGACGCAAGCCCGCATCGCGAAAATGAATGGTGCACTTGCTTCGATTAAAGCGGGAGCTGCTTTGGCACATTCAATTCAGTTGACACAACAATTGGCGGCCTCCGCATCGGTCACGATGGAGGGATCAGTGGTGCCAATGGCGGATGCTTACCCTACCTCAGCGGTAAATTCAATCGCCGTTGCCGCTGGTTTGGACGCGAATGAGTTTGTATTGACGGCGACTTCTGCGACGGTCTTTACGGTTGCGTCAGACGCTGGCCATCCTGCATGTGTCGTGACTTATACCGTACCAAGCTCGTTGGGGTTCCCGCCGACCTATGACAATTCAGGTCTCACTGCAGCTAACTGCACCTAG
- a CDS encoding type II secretion system F family protein has protein sequence MPFFSYKARNSNGDLVQGVLEALDADAVARQLFSNGVVPTSIEPATASGDASIPSLWRRIREGRVSPIDVQLFSRQLYTLIRAGVPIMRGLAGLQESSVNKAFRKVIQDLRESLDSGRELSAAMRRHPNVFSLFYVSMVRVGEMTGRLDLILLRLAEHLEFERDMRNRIKTALRYPVFVLAVMVIALVVVNIFVIPQFARVFASFNAPLPVLTQFLLGMSEFFVDYWYLIFAVVIGVVIAFRSFISTKAGRFWWDRVILKFPIFGRIVLKATLARFSRSFALSSKSGVPIVQALNVVASTVDNTFIAQHVENMREGVERGDSILRTATATNVFTPVVLQMIAVGEETGALDELMDEIATMYEGEVEYELKTLSSNIEPILIIILGVMVLVLALGVFVPIWDLGRVALKK, from the coding sequence ATGCCATTTTTTTCTTATAAAGCACGAAATTCAAACGGAGATTTAGTGCAAGGCGTCTTGGAAGCCCTTGACGCCGATGCAGTGGCGCGCCAACTTTTTTCAAATGGTGTCGTTCCGACTTCGATTGAGCCAGCCACGGCAAGTGGTGATGCCTCAATACCATCCTTGTGGCGTCGGATTCGGGAGGGGCGTGTTTCACCGATTGATGTGCAGTTGTTTAGTCGGCAGTTATATACCTTGATACGTGCGGGCGTGCCGATTATGCGAGGGCTTGCGGGTTTGCAGGAATCCTCAGTCAACAAAGCGTTTCGAAAAGTGATTCAAGATTTGCGCGAATCTTTGGACTCAGGTCGTGAGCTGTCAGCCGCAATGCGTCGGCATCCCAATGTTTTTTCCCTGTTTTATGTAAGTATGGTACGCGTCGGTGAAATGACTGGGCGACTCGATTTAATACTGCTGCGATTAGCAGAACACCTCGAGTTTGAACGCGATATGCGTAATCGAATTAAGACTGCATTGCGATACCCCGTCTTTGTATTGGCGGTGATGGTGATTGCCTTGGTTGTCGTCAATATCTTTGTGATCCCTCAATTTGCCCGAGTCTTCGCGAGTTTTAATGCACCACTCCCAGTCTTGACGCAATTCTTGTTAGGGATGTCAGAATTTTTTGTGGATTACTGGTACCTGATTTTTGCTGTCGTGATTGGCGTTGTGATCGCATTTCGGTCTTTTATTTCGACGAAAGCGGGGCGTTTCTGGTGGGATAGAGTTATTTTGAAATTTCCCATATTTGGTAGGATCGTTCTTAAAGCGACACTAGCCCGTTTCTCCCGCAGTTTCGCACTATCGAGCAAAAGCGGTGTGCCGATAGTGCAGGCCTTGAACGTGGTGGCGAGTACGGTTGATAACACCTTCATTGCACAACATGTTGAGAATATGCGTGAAGGTGTTGAGCGAGGCGACAGTATTTTACGAACAGCAACAGCGACGAACGTGTTCACGCCTGTGGTCCTGCAAATGATTGCGGTGGGCGAAGAAACTGGTGCACTTGATGAATTGATGGATGAAATCGCTACCATGTACGAGGGCGAAGTGGAGTACGAGCTTAAGACGCTCTCATCAAATATCGAGCCTATTTTGATTATTATTTTGGGTGTGATGGTCCTGGTTTTGGCACTCGGTGTATTTGTACCAATTTGGGATCTTGGACGCGTCGCTCTGAAAAAATAA
- a CDS encoding GspE/PulE family protein — MARPEKIRLGEILVQQKLITEDQLLFALAEQKRTGKKLGRVFVENRYVTEDQISQAMAKQLDISFVNLRQYNIKPDIVKKLPELQARRFRALVLEQRDNGFLVAMVDPTDLFAYDEVSRILKSTIHLAVVNENDLLAAIDNLYRHTEAITDLARELEQELSDGNVDIESLVTETATEDAPVVKLLQSVFNDATQVRASDIHIEPQEKRLLIRFRIDGMLHLQTEADIKIASALALRLKLISEMDISEKRLPQDGRFIIKVRQQQVDVRISTMPTQYGESIVMRLLNQSGGILNLDKIGMPREMLERFRSIIQRPNGLVLVTGPTGSGKTTTLYGALSELNREESKLITVEDPVEYRLPGINQVQVNEKIELTFAKVLRASLRQDPDILLLGEMRDQETAQIGMRAAMTGHLVLSTLHTNDAISTPIRLLDMGVPRFMMGSSLQAVLAQRLVRVICESCRQEHQLSTSEREWLSIDLADQIDQHHYHAGRGCGHCNGTGYRGRTGVYELLEMTKPVIDAAHQDDNAKFIEAAKTQMAGKTLRKYAIDLVLAGITTVSEAMRISNQIDE, encoded by the coding sequence ATGGCGAGGCCAGAAAAAATTCGTTTGGGTGAGATTTTGGTACAACAGAAGCTGATCACTGAGGATCAACTTTTGTTTGCGCTCGCTGAACAAAAACGTACCGGTAAAAAGCTAGGTCGGGTCTTTGTTGAAAATCGCTACGTGACTGAGGATCAGATCTCTCAGGCGATGGCAAAACAATTGGACATCAGCTTCGTCAATCTACGTCAATACAATATCAAACCTGATATCGTTAAGAAGCTGCCTGAGTTGCAGGCGCGGCGTTTTCGAGCTCTCGTGCTTGAACAGAGAGATAACGGGTTTTTGGTGGCGATGGTCGATCCGACCGATCTTTTTGCTTACGATGAGGTTAGTAGAATCCTCAAAAGCACCATTCATTTGGCCGTGGTGAATGAAAATGATTTGCTAGCTGCGATCGATAACCTGTATCGACACACTGAGGCGATTACCGATCTCGCCCGTGAGCTTGAGCAAGAACTGTCGGATGGGAATGTCGATATCGAATCTCTCGTCACAGAGACCGCCACCGAAGATGCTCCCGTCGTCAAGTTGCTGCAGTCCGTTTTTAATGATGCTACCCAAGTGCGGGCTTCAGATATTCACATTGAGCCACAAGAGAAACGCTTGTTGATTCGCTTTCGCATCGACGGCATGTTGCATCTCCAGACTGAAGCCGATATCAAAATTGCGAGCGCGTTGGCGCTGCGTTTGAAGTTAATATCAGAAATGGACATCTCTGAGAAGCGTCTGCCGCAGGATGGTCGCTTTATCATCAAAGTGCGACAGCAGCAGGTGGACGTGCGTATCTCAACCATGCCAACGCAATATGGCGAGTCGATTGTGATGCGTTTGCTGAATCAGAGCGGAGGTATTCTGAATCTTGATAAGATCGGGATGCCACGTGAAATGCTCGAACGTTTTCGCTCCATTATTCAAAGGCCCAACGGTTTAGTCTTAGTGACGGGGCCAACTGGGAGCGGTAAAACGACCACCTTGTATGGTGCTTTATCCGAACTGAATCGCGAAGAGAGTAAGTTAATTACGGTCGAGGATCCGGTTGAATATCGCTTACCCGGCATCAATCAAGTCCAGGTTAATGAGAAAATTGAATTAACTTTTGCCAAGGTTTTGCGCGCATCCTTGCGCCAAGATCCGGACATCTTGCTACTTGGTGAAATGCGTGATCAGGAAACTGCACAGATCGGTATGCGTGCGGCGATGACCGGTCACTTGGTGCTTTCGACATTGCATACCAATGATGCGATCAGCACGCCAATTCGTTTGCTCGACATGGGTGTGCCTCGTTTTATGATGGGCAGTTCATTGCAAGCGGTGCTCGCACAGCGTTTGGTTCGTGTCATTTGTGAGAGCTGTCGGCAGGAGCATCAATTGAGCACCTCCGAGCGCGAATGGTTATCAATAGATCTTGCGGATCAAATTGATCAACATCACTACCATGCAGGCCGTGGTTGTGGGCATTGTAACGGTACGGGGTATCGTGGTCGAACTGGTGTGTACGAACTGCTCGAGATGACAAAGCCAGTCATTGATGCCGCGCATCAAGATGATAATGCGAAATTCATTGAGGCCGCGAAAACTCAAATGGCAGGCAAGACGCTGCGGAAATATGCAATTGATCTCGTGTTGGCTGGTATAACGACAGTTAGTGAAGCGATGCGTATCAGTAACCAAATCGATGAGTAA